CTAAGAAATTTTTCTTTAAGTTCAAAAAACGTATCATTCAAAATTGCCTCTCGCATCGAATCAACGAGATGCACGATAAAGTAAAGGTTATGAATCGAAGCGAGCGTACCAGCAAGCATTTCCTTGCCGTGAAAAAGATGGGCTACATACGCCCGTGTGTAGTTTTGACATGTGTAACAGCCGCAACCTTCTTCGATCGGTGTATAGTCAGTGCGATATTTTGTATTCGTAATGCTAATTTTGCCGTACTTGGTATAGATCGTGCCATTGCGGCCAAGACGAGTCGGCAGAACACAGTCGAAAAGATCAACGCCATTTTCGACACCCATAAAGAGATCTTCTGGTTCACCAATACCGAGCAAGTGGCGAGGTTTCTCTTCGTGCAGTACTTCATTTACCCATTTGACGGCAGTTTCCATATCTTCCTTGGCGAAAGAGCCACCGATACCAAAACCATCAAATGACTTACCATCAACTTCCATGGTGCTAATAATTTCTGCCGATTTTTTACGTAAACTTTCTTCCCTGCCACCTTGGACAATACCAAAAAGTGCTTGGGGATGTGGGTTCAAACTTAGTACAGACGAATGGTCTGGCCCCACTACGTGGGGAGACCCGAGGACCTGAGTATGGACTAAGTTTGAACCCATTAAAATTTTTCCTTCTTCTAATTTCTTATGTTCTTCCAAGCTCCGCTTCGCCCACGCGTGCGTTCGATCGAGAGCTTCTTCTTGGTATTGTATATTTTCAGTTGGTGATGTGCATTCATCAAATGCAAATATAATATCAGCACCCAAGTTATGTTGGATTTGGATAGATTTTTCAGGTGTAATGTAATGCAGGCTACCGTCGAGGTGCGACTTGAACGACACGCCATCTTGTCCGATATTAGCAAGCCTCGGTGCATCAGAGTCATCAAATCGTTCCGGGATCATGAGAGATGGATCAGTAATTTTGACAACTTTTGAAATATCTTTACCATATGCTGCGCCGAGCGAAAAAACTTGAAAACCACCCGAGTCCGTCATGGTTGGACCTTGCCAATGCATGAATTTCCCAAGACCGCCTGCATCTCGTACGATCTCATCACCGGGCTGTAAATAAAGATGGTACGTGTTGGCGAGTACTACTTGCGCACCAGCTAATGCAACTTGTTCTGGGTTAAGAGATTTGACAGTTGCCTTGGTGCCAACAGTAACAAAGGCAGGAGTTTTGATACTGCCATGTGGGGTTTCGAGAATTCCTACTCTCCCAAGCGTTCCCTTTAATTTTTGTTCAATCGTGAATTTAAATGCCATTAGTGCTTTGCTCTACTTCTACTAAATTTAAATGTTGTATATTAACAGGACTCGTCAAAAGCACTTTCTGAAATGGATCCCGCAAATCAGAAATGATACTACCAACTATCGCGACTGGCTCAATCGCAAACCCTGGCATATAGACAACATCATTTTCCATAATCGCAATATCACGCTGGAGGGTCAATTCAAAATTTCCTCCACCCCGACCGACGAGATCCCCAGCAAGATTACTACCTGCAAGGACGATAGGTGTTATTTGCCCTGCGGCCGAGAACAACGTAACCCTCGATGTTTGTGAGAAAACATCTTGTATACGACCGATAGGTATATTGCCATACGCAAATACGAGTGCACCCTTTGTTATGCCATGCTTATTGCCAACATCTATCACTAGTGTGTCATAAGGCGTACGATTTGGCTTTGCTAAAATTGCACTGACTATGAGGTTTTGCTCTTCACTTTTTCTACCAAGTATTTCCTGTAATTGCTTATTCTGCGCAGTTAGTGCCTGCATATCAAACAAGAGCGCATTGGCTTCATCATTTTTTTCGCGCAATGAAATAATCTCATCATGCAATACTTTTTTTGTTTTAAATGCATTAGTACTATTTGAAAAGCTATTTTCGATACCTGTTTGCATCTGCCAAAAAGGCTTAGCAATCTTCATAAATATT
The Candidatus Nomurabacteria bacterium genome window above contains:
- a CDS encoding rod shape-determining protein MreC; translation: MNYRLDKRRKEKQTIIASLCVGIFFLFIIITTSLGHVFGGIFMKIAKPFWQMQTGIENSFSNSTNAFKTKKVLHDEIISLREKNDEANALLFDMQALTAQNKQLQEILGRKSEEQNLIVSAILAKPNRTPYDTLVIDVGNKHGITKGALVFAYGNIPIGRIQDVFSQTSRVTLFSAAGQITPIVLAGSNLAGDLVGRGGGNFELTLQRDIAIMENDVVYMPGFAIEPVAIVGSIISDLRDPFQKVLLTSPVNIQHLNLVEVEQSTNGI
- a CDS encoding tRNA-guanine transglycosylase is translated as MAFKFTIEQKLKGTLGRVGILETPHGSIKTPAFVTVGTKATVKSLNPEQVALAGAQVVLANTYHLYLQPGDEIVRDAGGLGKFMHWQGPTMTDSGGFQVFSLGAAYGKDISKVVKITDPSLMIPERFDDSDAPRLANIGQDGVSFKSHLDGSLHYITPEKSIQIQHNLGADIIFAFDECTSPTENIQYQEEALDRTHAWAKRSLEEHKKLEEGKILMGSNLVHTQVLGSPHVVGPDHSSVLSLNPHPQALFGIVQGGREESLRKKSAEIISTMEVDGKSFDGFGIGGSFAKEDMETAVKWVNEVLHEEKPRHLLGIGEPEDLFMGVENGVDLFDCVLPTRLGRNGTIYTKYGKISITNTKYRTDYTPIEEGCGCYTCQNYTRAYVAHLFHGKEMLAGTLASIHNLYFIVHLVDSMREAILNDTFFELKEKFLRNYKN